Proteins encoded by one window of Rhodamnia argentea isolate NSW1041297 chromosome 6, ASM2092103v1, whole genome shotgun sequence:
- the LOC115749432 gene encoding probable carboxylesterase 16, producing the protein MPTAVVKLYSGFFKYQLKHKLQALAQSPPPSPGSGDQFGVASRLDEPVAPANPSFVDGAATKDIHIDPFSALSLRVFLPDTVLTSPTGGGSPDGPAPYGGYSPPTGEDCVKLPVMLQFHGGGFVNGGHNSAENDRFCRRIARACDVIVVAVGYRLAPESKYPAAFEDGAKALNWLAKQANLADCSRSIGKLRRSVGVEGRVFDSFGVSMVEPWLAAHGDPSRCVLLGVSSGANIADYVCQKAIEEGKLLDPINVVAQVLMYPFFAGTTPTHSEVKLANSYFYDKAIRNMALKLLLPDEEFSLDHPAANPLVSRMVPLKCMPPTLMVVAEHDMMRDRAIAYSAELRKFNVDAPVLDYKDAVHEFATKDMLLQTPQARACAEDIAIWVKKYVSLRGLEFSY; encoded by the exons atgCCGACCGCGGTGGTGAAGCTGTACAGCGGCTTCTTCAAGTACCAACTCAAGCACAAGCTCCAAGCCCTCGCTCAATCTCCTCCTCCAAGCCCCGGCTCCGGCGACCAGTTCGGCGTCGCCTCCCGCCTCGACGAGCCCGTCGCCCCCGCGAATCCGTCCTTCGTCGACGGCGCCGCCACCAAGGACATCCACATCGACCCCTTCTCCGCCCTCTCCCTCCGCGTCTTCCTCCCCGACACCGTCCTGACGTCCCCGACCGGCGGCGGGAGCCCCGATGGCCCTGCCCCTTACGGCGGATACTCCCCTCCGACCGGGGAAGACTGCGTCAAGCTCCCGGTGATGCTGCAGTTCCACGGAGGCGGCTTCGTGAACGGTGGGCACAACTCGGCGGAGAACGACAGGTTTTGCCGGAGGATCGCGAGGGCGTGCGACGTGATTGTGGTGGCGGTCGGGTACAGGCTAGCACCGGAGAGCAAGTACCCGGCGGCGTTCGAGGACGGGGCCAAGGCGTTGAACTGGCTGGCGAAGCAGGCGAATTTGGCGGACTGCAGTCGGTCCATCGGGAAACTGAGGAGGAGTGTCGGGGTCGAGGGCCGTGTGTTCGACAGCTTTGGCGTGTCGATGGTCGAGCCGTGGCTCGCCGCTCACGGAGATCCTTCCAG GTGCGTCCTCCTCGGTGTGAGTTCCGGTGCCAATATCGCAGACTATGTGTGTCAAAAGGCCATAGAGGAAGGGAAGCTCCTTGACCCTATCAATGTGGTGGCTCAAGTCCTAATGTATCCCTTCTTTGCTGGGACCACCCCCACGCACTCTGAGGTCAAGCTTGCAAACTCTTACTTCTATGACAAGGCTATACGCAACATGGCGCTGAAGCTCTTGTTACCGGACGAGGAGTTCAGCCTTGACCATCCGGCAGCAAACCCTCTTGTCTCGAGAATGGTGCCTTTGAAGTGCATGCCTCCAACTTTGATGGTAGTGGCTGAACATGACATGATGCGGGACCGCGCCATCGCTTACTCTGCGGAACTGCGGAAGTTCAATGTCGATGCTCCCGTGCTGGACTATAAGGATGCTGTTCACGAGTTCGCCACTAAGGATATGCTTCTTCAGACGCCGCAAGCTCGAGCGTGTGCAGAGGATATAGCgatatgggttaagaaatacGTCTCACTCAGAGGTCTCGAGTTTTCTTACTGA